AATCACTCCataaataaacgcctttacaatctatatatatatatatatatatatatatatatatatatatatatatatatatatatatatatatatatatatatatatatatatatatatatatatatatatatattgtaaggaagaagagacagagacagcacccttgctgcgggccggctgttctattcctcTAAGCTTCGTCCTTCTCCACTTCGCGCTACCCGATTCAGCGCGTGCGAGCGCCCAAACCACGGTGCCgttcgtcattacactcggccatgactgcgagcggccgcagctgccgactgtgtctctggtgggcggcactggctacaTCTTGGTGGTCGGTCCCGGCCACGCTCTGACTTGATTTGGGGATCTGCCAGTGTGTTCTCTGGCGGGCGGAATTGGCTCTGTCGCTGTGGTCGGTCTTGTCTATAGTGCGACGTCTTCTGAAAACTTGTCGGCGACGTCTCTGGTGGGCGGACCCGACTGTTTCCGGATTGCCACAGGTCCACTTGACGCTGGTCGCGCCGCATATCTATGAACCGGGCAAGACAATGCGTATTCGCAACTCTTGAATGTCGGATCGTGTGGAGTTGGTCGCGCTGTTCGCGGTGGGTGGAGCTGGGTCGTTGTGCTCTCCTACACATGTGGGACGAAGTGCGAGCGAGTTTCCGAGCTGATTCTTGATGCAGCTCATGCTCTTGTGGTAGTATTGCCGTCATGTTCCCCAAGGTGCTCGAGGTGActgtccttgccaaagggtcGCAAACATTTGAGCCGTACTGGCCAGAAGCCGTGTCATTAGCTTGAGACATGTCCTGAACTGGCAAGTCTTTGGCGTCAACGAACCCAGCTGGGATAAGCACCTCAGCTTGCTTTAGGGAATCGGTGCTTGGATGGGGGCGAGCGtccgcacactcggccaatgactgcggtgATGGTCGGCAATGATGTTGCTCCTGACTGTGGGCCCAACCGGGAGTGGTGGTTAGTGTTTCGTCACTGGCTGGTTGCGATGGAGCTGACGTCGACACACGGCTGACGTCGCCCGATGCCTCCTGGCACTCTAGCGCTGGACAGCTTGGAGGCCGGCTCGTCGGCTGCTGTGGCTCGCAGACGGTCTTAGTCTTTGTCAAGGATGGTCCTGTGGTGGGTTCCGACACGAAGTCGGACATCTGTAGGGAGAAGTAAACCTCTCGGGTAGTGTCGACGACTGCCGCAGGGCACTCCGCGAAGCTGTCCGTGGAGAAGCTAGCGGACACAGCTGCGCCGTGCCCTTCACGATCTCGGTCACCGTGAGAGGGCAGGGGGGTGGGGGCCCGAGCTGCACCATCGGGATTCTGcgtctcacagctcccatccgcggtagacagTGGGTCGGTTGGCAGGGGGTCGCAGACATCAAAAAGTGGGCGAAAGACactcgtcaacttcgcacaccactccgaccaggatcgctgccggacgccttcgtaggcatgccatgccttggcggcatcgcgaaggtggtcgacggcaatcagccatttttgatggtccgaccaggcgtggtgggtgccgagcgagttgatagtctcaacccacccgaagacgtcgtcctggaagccccggaacaccggcactgcccaaacggccgacgatggtgaagcggcaggcaagaacccggagttcaacgacATCACGCGGTGGTGTTCGCGACAGAGTTCCGTGAGGACGCGTAACAGTTCCGCAccgttgtcggttgaggcgcccgaCGAGCCATGGGCGGTGTCCACGGTGTACGCGGCGGTCCCGGTCCTCACAGCGGGTGAATGCATcgtcaaggacgcgtggacggcgtccctgctCGTGAAAAGGTATCACGGCGTCGGTGAAAGTGTGCGGAGCCGTCaaggaggcctagacgccgtcccaGAACGGTGGTGGCACTGGCGGCAGGCGAGCAGGTgccgtggaggcctggacgccgtcctcatcCTCAACCCGCGCTTACTGCGGCCGTACGTTGGCGGATGCCATGGACGAAGGAGCTGGTAcgcttacggttcgatggtcgtagactgcgccattgtaaggaagaagagacagagacagcacccttgctgcaggccggctgttctattcctcTAAGCTTCGTCCTTCTCCACTTCACGCTACCCGATTCAGCGCGTGCTAGCGCCCAAACCACGGTGCcgttcgtcattacaatatatatataagtataaaagtatatgcgccttcataaagaCAACTATTTATTTTGTCTACggttcgacgggagccccgtcttcttcaggtcGACGCTCGACAGcgttatgtcctgaagaagacggggctcccgtcgaaacgtagacaaaataaacagttgtttttatgaaggcgcatatacttttatacttataaccttgcggcaaccgaagttactcttccgtatttaagccttatatatatatatatatagatatagatatatgtatatatatatagatacgctcaaagtcgcagaagttcggtaagaaatgcttcgcatttaaaacatcagGATCACAGGGATCAATTACATAATGGAATACACCGGGCCGTGGGAATAAACTTCACATATTGGTAAAAAGTTAACAAACGGAGTTTGCTCCAGAAGGCGCTGAGCCAGTGCCCGTCGCGCGTAACTGTGACTAGCGAGCGAGCCGAGCGATCAGCGTGCTGAGTATCCGACGAGTCAGAGATATTAGAATCATCAATATCGTGAAGTGGCACCTGTCCCCGAAGATTATTTCCCATTAAAACGCCGTCACGAGCAGCGCTGTAGCTAAGCACTGACGTTAATGTACACATTGTTGTACCTCAGCTTGTGATGCGAGCCTTGATTCTTTGAAGAATTCAGGCAACTTTTTCCGAGCTTGGCGCGCTTCTAAAGAAAAAGTTTTCCTTATGGTGGTACCTTTATCTTTGAGCGTCACTGACTGGGATAGAATTAGTTGCTTTCTTTTAAAGGAACGAAATTTCGCGATAACCAACGGCTTTTCCCTTTGAGAATGCACCGATCTGATGAGCACGTTCTAGCGCATTCATTGCGAGCATTGGAGTAAAGCATCTAGAAATCATGTTTAGCACCTTTACTTCTGTTGCCTCCCATGTTTCCCAAAGCAATAAACTGTCTCTTTGTCGCCTATCTTCCAGCTGAGATTGACCAAGTCGTTTCTCCGCCTCTCAGGAAAGATATTCTTCATTAGCCTCATCTGTAAAACATATATTGTGATGGTGACCATATTGTAGTAATGGCGACCATGTATGCATAGTGATAATGAGCATACGATGAGGCAAATGCCATGGAGGATATCCCAAAGAGAACGGCAGCGAAGTCTGAGCGAGTCAAACATTTTGGTGACTACCTGTCTTCTCTGCCAGTATTCGCCGGTATATAACCGCTCATGAGACGCCGAAAATACGTGTTATTCCTCCAGTTTTGAGCAACATCACTTTCATGAATCTAGCTCCAAGTTATTCAGGAAACAAAACTTCTAACTACCTTTCGAGTTACATAAAGGAGCGCACACCTTACCATTCATTCACACAGCGTATCTACGAAAAGTGTGCAATTCTGACATCAGTAAAATGTTTTTTTATTCTTGCAGAACGGGTTCAATCGAAATAGGGACTATGAAACTGAACTCCAGGAACTGGTAAACAACAATATCCGATGGACTATGCGCGTTTTTATGTTCAGGACTGATAAGTCGGGGTGAGTacaaaaaagacatggctgatccccctttcataggaatcggtataacacgaaagtgaaacatgttttaaggggtagttgagcgtttactGTGCACTGTTTCGCCACAAGGATGAATGTTGCAGCAAAaaaattgcaatgtcacgcgaataacggcaagcagcACGGAACATGCAGCGCGCGCTAAAGCAGAAAGGGCGTACGAAAACAAcatatacaggacgagcgcgaactaacaattgtcagactcgttacttctttgcgtgtgagcagcgcgctcttttcggaaacgcggccactgcagcgagcgaagtgaccttcgttctctATGATtggtcaacggaaacttgcggtgaaaggacaatACGCCACAAGCCGCCATCATGAGGTAAGCGAGCGCACACGAGggacaccccctgtagaagcgTGCTCTCATCGCGACGCGCGGGGCATCGACCTTTGAAGCGCGccctgcgcgctcttcgcgccatctcgctagtgataacgagaaAACACTGAAGTCACCGAGCTCCGAGTACCGCGAAccgtaaatggtgtatataaatagcttgccgtcaGTAAGCTAAAGAAAGTGctctctgtggccgagtggtttcacccgcgcgctgcggagcgaggagacGTAAGTTggactcccggcaacggaactttttcttgtagttttttttctttgccatctgttattgcagattttacaacgtcatatccgtgacagaaatacgtgagtggagccgtggtggaccccggaataaaacaggTTCGAGTTAAAAAAATGGAACTCACATTATTCGCAAGTATGCCGGCGTAAAACTTCTATGTGCAAAATTTCTAGAAACACAATTACATAAGTGTTTTAGCATACATGGTGGCAcattaagagcgaagctgttatTAGCCGGACTTTCGCCGGCAAAGAGCGCCGCTTTTGTGTGGCGAAATTGAGGCTTGGCAGGAAGGGCTTCGATGTGCCGAGAGACACCTGGCAGAAAGGAGGCAGGCGGTGTCTTGCTGAGATGTGAGGTTGATGCTCGGCGAAACGGCCTAGCCAATGGAGCCAGGCAATATACGAAGGGTGAGGTTTGGCGGAACGGGTCGACGAATGCGAGGCGTGTGAAGGCAATAGATGATGAGGCGCGATGGGAAGCGCATGAGAACCCAGCTGTTTGCAAGAAATATAGGGGGCGTTGGTTTACCTGGAATTTGCTTTTTCCGAACGGCCAAGAGTGCTAGTACTCCCGAAGAAGAAGCCTCCCGACGTGAGCGCGTGCGTCGCGAACGGAGTTTCAGCTCGCTGTTTGAACGGCTTTCGCGGCGTGGGCCCAGGGGTCTTGTCATCTTACAATGTAACCGTGTAATCACAAGTGAAATATTGAAACAAGGTCATGATGGGTTGAAGCCGCCTTCGCCTCGGCGGGGTACACACCGCATGTGCGCACACCGAACCATCGCCGACAGTCCGGCCGGCACGTCTGCTGCTACTTTCTAAGAGCATGACGGTGCCACGCGCATCCCTGGTGCGGGGCACGTGTCACGCTGGGAGCAGTCGCGCGTTGGGCGTGACTCCCACAGATTCCCCTCTGCGAATGAAAGGTTCCCTGCATGTGGTCACCTTCGTCGCCTTCCACCACGGCGACGTTCTTTTCGTCGAGCGCCGCCGATGTAGACCTTACCACTGACGTCGGCCTCACCAGCGCATCGCCCTGGTCCACAGTGTCAGCCTCGCTGCCGCTAGCCTTGATATTGCGGCGGGCCCCTGTCTTTCTTCCAGGTGGCCACGGTCTCCGTAGCTGCTGCAATGGCAAGTCCAACTTTTTTCGGGGATTATCGGTGGGCGGCATTGGGCCCTTGCTCGAAGAACGATGCCTTGCGGCCGCCCGCTTGAGTGGTCTTGGCCACGCCGCTCACCCGGACTTTGCAGGCGGGTTCGATGTCCGCGGCAGCTTGCCGTCGTCATTGCTGCCCTGCAGGCAGGCTTTGTCTTAGGTGTAGCGACCTTCATAGGCTCCGCTTTTCCGCCATCCGGAGGATCTTCCGTGGTGTTCGCCGCAGCGGCCTGGTGGTCGTTGTCAGTGTCGGCGTCAATGTGGTGGTTGTCGATGGCGTGAACGCGCGGGTTCGCCTCGGCCTCGCGACTTCTCTCTTTGGCCTGGGCAGTCATCGAAACTCCTGGGGCGTTTACTTCGTCGTTTTCGACATCACCGACGGATTCTTCGCTGTTCCCGTTGGGGTGGACTTTACCCTCGTTCAACTTCACGCTATATTTGGCCTCTGCCGGCTTGGCTTCAGCGAATACCTCGCGATCTCCCTGGTCCTGAGCTTGCGGGACCTTTTGCTGATCCAGAAGTGCCGCTCATCCGCCATCGGTCACTGTCGGGACCGAAACTCATTTTGCCTCGAAGTAGGCCACGGCCATCTCGACCATCCGCTGGACCGGCTGACGAAGTCTTTGAAACGCTGCCTAAATCATTTTGGCAGTAGACGGCAAAATCCCGTTGGGCGCGAGATGATGGGTTCGGGCTGTCTTAAACTCGGCGGGGCACACAGCGCACGCGCGCACACCGGTTCGTTTCTGCGTGTTAGGCAGTGGTCTGGCGGTGGCCTTTCttgctgtattttaagatcgcctctAAGTTAGGTCAGCAGTTGAGGCCGTAAtcctgtcggtgatgaggacctctggggcgccatgacaaaggacgatgttctcaacgaacaaCTTCGCTACCTCAGTGGCACTGCCATCGAGCAGGGCTATTGTTTCGGCATAGCGGTTCAAGTAGTCGGTTGCTGCGACGAtcaatttatttccgcaagtccaTGCTGGGAAGGGCCTCGGAGTCGTCTGAAGTCGTCGCATTGCTGTCACCGAAGTTGTCCGCCCTTATGGTTCCCAAAAAACACTCGTCTTCCTGGTCGACTAGCGGTGGTGGGTGACGGGGGACGAGACAGACAGTCGGCATCGAAGTGTTTTATTCGGGACTTCTAAACGACGGTAATGCACttttgaagtctcaggctccaccgtgccaggcGACGTGAAGGGTCCTTCAGGTTAGCTAGCCAAGAAAAGGCGTGGTGATCGCTCAGACCCTTGAAATGCCTGCCGTCGAAGTAGTGGCGAAACATGGaggtagcccagatgatggcaaggtacattttttctgttgtggaatagttggcttccgccttgggtAGCGACCGGCTTGCCAGTCCGTCTGTCCTCTGCACAAAGGCGGCGCCAAGTTCTACGCTGCTTACGTCGGTGTGGATTACCAAATTGGCGCAtatgtcgaaatgcgcaagtgttGGGGGCGCCTCTGGgagtcgtttcagttcttgaagtgTTTCGGCTTGCGCCATTTCCCGCTTGAATTCCGCGTCGGCATTCATGAGGTGAATTAGTGGCTCGGCGAACCATGAAAATTTCTTGAccaagcgtctgtagtaggcgcacaagccgtgAAATCGGCGTACGGCGGTGGCCGTACGCCGTCGCCGGTGGCCGGCGGGaaggcggcgatggcagctgttttccctGGGCTTGGGCGAACTGCAGACTTGCTAATGACGTGACCTCCAAGAAGAGCTCCTCGCACGTGAACCTGCGCTTTTCTGGCTGCAGGATGTGTCCAAATAGTTTATGCTTGATGTACAGCTTCAAtccgctggaggtgttcgtcgaagtttgtgGAAAGCATTacaacgtcatccaagtacacgaggcacgtctgccacttgaagCCCACCACTACTGTATATGCCaagcaaagaccaaatggcatgacttTGGTCCTTGCAGGtaaaggcagttttttctcgaTATTTCTCGTCGACTTCCATTTGTCAGTAGCCGATCTTGAGGTTCATCGCAGAAAAGTACTTCGCCCTGTGGAGTccatccagggcgtcgtctatctgtgggagagggtacacgtccttcttcgttattttgttcaagcGACAAAAATTGACGCAAAAACGCAGGCTTCCATCTGTGATAATATATGATGCGCGCGGGTTTAAAataagcaaaaacaaaacagtgcgccgTGCTGTGCGACTTCTGTGGACTTTTGGATGTGTGCGCCATGCGGGGGCGAAttgcgtatgtgccgtgcggtggcgaagaggatggtgatcgtgtgcgcggcgtgcctcgagACATCGTGAGCAGTGCGTGGGCCGTGCGCGAGAGTCGGATTCCAAGTCTGGGCtctccttcgctgggcgtccggtccatgggGGAAACGACAGCCCTACCTACTGTTGCCTCGACATAACAGAGCGCTCCCGCCTTTTCCGCTACGGAAAGATCGGACCAGGAACCGTGCACGAGGCCGGGCCAAGCCTTGACGCTGTGTGCAGACGGGCACACTCAGGGTTCGGCCACGAGCCCACATAGGCCGAGGGCGTTATCTGTGGAGCGGGTCCCTTGGGCGCAGAGTCCCGGGCATCAACACCCGCGGAGTAGACCTTCGTGACTTTACGCGGCAAGGCCaagcaccgagctacggcatcgTACAGACGGGCTACGCACGACGCCTTAGACTCGGCGACCTCATCGGCTCCGGCAAAACTGTATGACACTGTTTGACTATCTCGAGTAGCAGCGATCATATCAAACGtaactgttttagatgcgaagtatcttaaggcggagctcaatcccttggtggtggtggtggtggtgtgcggcgtgaccacgcttactgcgcatgtgctaaCCCTCCCCgcaaacctcctctccactccccctcaccattccccctgtcctccaCCCTCGTTCGACTAGGCccgcatcctcgagaaaagcgagtagggccgcaagggctgatcggcgacggtgcacgtggccggtgggatggagcaagtcttgtagggtcgcacacggcagtccgacgagtcggtacttc
The nucleotide sequence above comes from Rhipicephalus sanguineus isolate Rsan-2018 chromosome 8, BIME_Rsan_1.4, whole genome shotgun sequence. Encoded proteins:
- the LOC119403501 gene encoding uncharacterized protein LOC119403501, producing MTVRFVQFPGDEMWDAVSIGYIPTLYAPAPRHCTTEEPSPDPVAATAATDEQVTVPPLSSVINSVGAKGATDLKGVIQGDQTFTFDMIAATRDSQTVSYSFAGADEVAESKASCVARLYDAVARCLALPRKVTKVYSAGVDARDSAPKGPAPQITPSAYPEKRRFTCEELFLEVTSLASLQFAQAQGKQLPSPPSRRPPATAYGHRPTDYLNRYAETIALLDGSATEQKVPQAQDQGDREVFAEAKPAEAKYSVKLNEGKVHPNGNSEESVGDVENDEVNAPGVSMTAQAKERSREAEANPRVHAIDNHHIDADTDNDHQAAAANTTEDPPDGGKAEPMKVATPKTKPACRAAMTTQLRRPWPPGRKTGARRNIKASGSEADTVDQGDALVRPTSVVRSTSAALDEKNVAVVEGDEARAPTPLPSHGDRDREGHGAAVSASFSTDSFAECPAAVVDTTREVYFSLQMSDFVSEPTTGPSLTKTKTVCEPQQPTSRPPSCPALECQEASGDVSRVSTSAPSQPASDETLTTTPGWAHSQEQHHCRPSPQSLAECADARPHPSTDSLKQAEVLIPAGFVDAKDLPVQDMSQANDTASGQYGSNVCDPLADVGQFLTHDGLDEGDGGVMVVGVEGWVTVDSQMSEADKVAHVIKGIADDAFHLLVFKNSSTVQDIISECRRFEEAKSRRVLHQFTRLPNTAATSTCEDPRLPSTESSSDVVRIVRREIEAAAPLTSPTLNSDNHHATVSLIQSVVRQELANVG